Proteins from one Rosa chinensis cultivar Old Blush chromosome 7, RchiOBHm-V2, whole genome shotgun sequence genomic window:
- the LOC112178787 gene encoding transcription factor MYB1R1 translates to MSSGTCSTTVDPAAGAAKEFMLFGVRVVVDSMRKSVSLNNLSQYEQPTEASNNNNNSSGAGAGKEDAVAGYVSENDVVHNSGGNRERERKRGVPWTEDEHKLFLLGLQKVGKGDWRGISRNYVKTRTPTQVASHAQKYFLRRSNHNRRRRRSSLFDITTDSVPATPMEEEQVHHQDNTSHLHSLPPPPPQSESCNPNGFSMVPIFPMNVGPAVVQVATKKPTGNLKLGQGNPGCPSPKIVHPVALHSAPHATEASDLNLNATIDTSPLALNLSLSMNSRESSSRHSAFQAMSSFGNGDNIISVA, encoded by the exons ATGTCCTCCGGCACTTGCTCCACCACCGTCGATCCCGCCGCCGGCGCGGCCAAAGAGTTCATGCTGTTCGGCGTGCGCGTGGTGGTTGACTCCATGAGGAAGAGCGTCAGTCTCAACAATCTCTCGCAGTACGAACAGCCTACCGAGGcctccaacaacaacaataacagctccggcgccggcgccggcaaGGAAGACGCCGTCGCTGGTTACGTATCTGAGAACGACGTCGTTCACAATTCTGGCGGGAACCGCGAGCGCGAACGCAAGCGAG GAGTTCCGTGGACGGAGGATGAGCACAAGCTATTTCTGCTTGGATTGCAGAAAGTAGGGAAAGGAGATTGGAGAGGGATCTCAAGGAACTATGTCAAGACTCGCACGCCGACTCAGGTGGCTAGCCATGCTCAGAAGTACTTTCTCCGCCGGAGCAACCACAATCGCCGCCGCCGCAGATCTAGCCTATTTGATATCACCACCGATTCG GTCCCTGCAACTCCAATGGAAGAAGAGCAAGTACATCATCAAGATAACACATCTCACCTGCACTCGTTGCCACCACCTCCACCACAATCCGAATCTTGCAATCCTAATGGATTTTCGATGGTGCCAATTTTTCCAATGAACGTAGGTCCAGCTGTTGTACAAGTCGCCACTAAGAAACCAACAGGAAATCTAAAACTGGGACAAGGAAATCCGGGGTGTCCTTCCCCTAAGATCGTCCATCCAGTTGCTCTGCACTCGGCCCCTCATGCTACAGAAGCATCTGATCTAAACTTGAATGCGACAATCGACACATCGCCTCTAGCTCTCAACCTCTCCTTGTCAATGAACTCGAGGGAATCATCGTCAAGGCATTCGGCTTTCCAAGCAATGTCAAGCTTCGGCAATGGGGACAACATCATCAGTGTTGCTTGA